One window of the Triticum dicoccoides isolate Atlit2015 ecotype Zavitan chromosome 3B, WEW_v2.0, whole genome shotgun sequence genome contains the following:
- the LOC119279987 gene encoding uncharacterized protein LOC119279987, translated as MSMPKALFKRDPATARYSIRRAAGGSSLMARATARTSRASGAARFLRRQRADRMSDLSDDLLLLVLRRLDTRTALGAGSISRRWAHLPRQLSALDLKVSDILPPRYHRWVLLHRDIYSKVAAHLQYRRHAVRLELLPNIKRYERRAMRALNRSVESLLQQGPRSRRGVLKRLSLEFYTTGNGSCMNRLIAEAIDAWGVEDIDVIAKPLYYEADVVHAFPSHGMCREPGAAFLRSLKLGGCLLPPLHEYSALTMLVLRDIPESTPPAANEAVFTSCPKLQTLHLISCSCSSTDSGTTLPVVVDAPSSEIRELVVDKCAFQWIRLRTLPCLESLASLGTRVFFEYNLIPSLRQCNFALRLGVMLEGARQYFAERLKLELDMFLRCTPNITSLIVRFTGPDRWIVPSSSPLSYLPSLRRLLVTDVPSSWDASWPRLFLEMTPSLEILHINIASCKDKPGKEISWQPSELRQHHLKEFVVTGFEGTKRQIYLVNFVVGACTALRRVALFRNGHAQGKGLWDWEMVTQPHLWTDEQKDYTLKHIMDGVSSSPVQLVFG; from the coding sequence ATGTCGATGCCCAAGGCTCTTTTTAAGCGCGACCCGGCCACTGCTCGCTACTCGATTCGTCGCGCAGCTGGAGGCAGCTCTCTCATGGCCAGGGCCACGGCCAGGACCAGCCGCGCGAGCGGGGCGGCTCGATTCCTGCGCCGGCAACGTGCCGACCGGATGAGCGACCTCTCCGACGACCTGCTCCTCCTGGTCCTCCGCCGCCTCGACACCCGCACGGCGCTCGGCGCCGGGTCGATCTCCAGGCGCTGGGCGCACCTCCCCCGCCAGCTGTCCGCCTTGGACTTGAAGGTAAGCGACATACTCCCGCCGCGCTACCACCGATGGGTCCTCCTACACCGGGACATCTACAGCAAAGTAGCAGCGCATCTGCAGTACAGACGCCACGCCGTCAGACTGGAGCTCCTGCCTAACATCAAGAGGTACGAGCGCCGCGCCATGCGCGCCTTGAACAGATCCGTCGAGAGCCTCTTGCAGCAAGGACCTCGCTCTCGCCGGGGGGTCCTCAAGAGGCTGAGTCTTGAGTTCTACACCACCGGCAACGGCTCCTGCATGAACCGGCTCATCGCGGAGGCCATTGATGCTTGGGGCGTCGAGGACATCGACGTCATCGCCAAGCCACTCTACTATGAAGCAGACGTCGTCCACGCCTTTCCCAGCCATGGCATGTGCAGGGAGCCCGGCGCCGCATTCCTGCGAAGCCTCAAGCTTGGGGGCTGCCTACTCCCGCCGCTGCACGAGTACAGCGCACTTACCATGCTCGTCCTGCGAGACATTCCGGAATCGACGCCCCCGGCCGCCAACGAGGCTGTCTTCACCTCATGCCCAAAGCTGCAGACCCTGCACCTCATCTCCTGCAGCTGCAGCAGCACCGACTCGGGCACAACCTTGCCGGTGGTGGTGGACGCCCCCAGTTCAGAGATCAGAGAGCTTGTTGTCGACAAGTGCGCATTTCAATGGATACGGCTGAGGACTCTCCCCTGTCTCGAGAGCCTAGCCTCCCTGGGAACCAGAGTGTTCTTCGAGTATAACTTGATTCCCTCCCTGAGGCAATGCAACTTCGCCCTGCGCCTCGGTGTCATGCTAGAAGGCGCGCGCCAATACTTTGCAGAGCGGCTGAAGCTAGAGCTTGACATGTTTCTTCGGTGCACCCCCAACATAACCAGCCTCATTGTCAGGTTCACTGGTCCTGACAGATGGATCGTGCCGTCTAGCTCTCCATTGTCGTATTTGCCTAGCCTGAGGCGGCTGCTGGTCACGGATGTGCCGTCTTCCTGGGATGCTTCGTGGCCTCGTCTCTTTCTTGAGATGACGCCTTCTCTCGAGATCCTACACATCAACATTGCCTCCTGCAAGGACAAGCCTGGTAAAGAAATTTCATGGCAGCCCAGCGAGCTTCGGCAGCATCACTTGAAGGAGTTTGTGGTTACTGGTTTCGAGGGAACCAAAAGGCAGATTTACCTTGTCAATTTCGTCGTCGGAGCATGCACGGCGTTGCGCCGTGTCGCCTTGTTCAGGAACGGGCATGCACAGGGAAAGGGGCTCTGGGACTGGGAGATGGTCACGCAGCCACACTTGTGGACGGACGAGCAGAAGGACTACACGCTGAAGCACATCATGGATGGGGTTTCTTCCTCACCTGTTCAACTTGTTTTTGGCTGA